Genomic window (Vigna radiata var. radiata cultivar VC1973A chromosome 1, Vradiata_ver6, whole genome shotgun sequence):
gGTATCtcctcaataaaaaaattatacttgttTGAAATGTTTGAATTTCTTTATCTCATATATAATTGTCTTTTTATTGCACTATATGATatgaaaatcaacaaaaaaattatatatgaaaataaaggatattattagaaaatatatgaCAAGGCAAcatcattcaataaaaatactCATATACAATAAAGACAATTAGTTCATTAACGAGGAAAACATTCACTTGTAGACATTTCACTGATTGATAATGGCTTAGAAATATTCATGAATCTCCTAGAACTAGATTTCCTCCCAATAGATTTGGAATCTATTCTTTCATGCAAGAAAAACGCCGGTCTTTGTGGAGTTGGCAATTCACTAAAGTGACCATCAAGATATGAAACAATTGTTATCATTGTTGGTCTAATGTCTGGACTTTCTTGAACACATAATAGACCAATCTGAATACACTTTATAACTTCAATTTCTGCATAGTTTTCTCTAATATCTGAGTTCAAGGTTCTTAATGGTGTTTGAGCCCTCCATTGTTTCCAAACctgtaaaaatatcaaattaaatgttaaaaaagttCATGGATTTATGTTTGAAACTaagaaataaattgtttaattacaATACTTACATAACTTAGGAGGCTGTCAGCTATATGATGTGGTTCAgggaaatatatattttttcttcccGTAATAATCTCTAAAACCATTACtccaaaactaaaaacatctgaTTTTTCTGAAAATTGTCCAAACATTGCATATTCTGGAGACATATAACCACTATAAAATAAAANNNNNNNNNNNNNNNNNNNNNNNNNNNNNNNNNNNNNAATAGATGAACATTATCAACTTACCATGTTCCGACAATTAAATCTGTGCTTTCTTGGTCTTGACTTATTTCGATAATTTTAGCAATGCCAAAATCTGAAATTTTTGGAGTCATATTTTCATCAAGTAGAACATTACTCGGTTTAAGATCACGATGTATGATCTTAAGTCGAGAATGTTCATGTAAATAAACAATTCCTCGTGCAATACCTCCAATGATTTTATATCTTTCACACCAACTTAATGATTTATGTGGTTGAGGATCTGCAAAATAGTGTAAATGAAACATCTAAGTATGAAACTTAATTTGCAATATAGATGAAACTAAATCAACTTAATCAAAAGAGATTATATAAGGATGAATATAAACGTTGACTAGAAAATTTTAGATTGAAAGTATCTAACCAAATAAAAAGTGATCAAGACTCTTGTTGGGCACATATTCGTAAATAAgtatcttttcttcttcttcaagacaAAAGCCAATGAATTCTACTAAGTTTCTATGTTGAAGTTTGGCAATTAATAAAACTTCGGTCTTGAACTCAGCAACACCTTGTTTTGAACTTTTTGAGAGCCTTTTTACCGCAATTGGCCGTCCACTAGGAAGAATACCCTACAATATACCCATTTTTACGTACgtgtaaattaaaaacattaaagataTTCAAATGTTTACCAAATGAAAAGATTATTATCGATCTTTTACCTTATAAACTTCTCCAAATCCACCTTTTCCTATCTTGTTCTCGTTGGAAAAGTTATTAGTTGCTAACTCAATTGCTGTCAAATTGAAGTGTAAGGGCTCCAAAGTGGCAGTTTCATGACCAACTagcaaatataatcaaattgttaAGTAAGTTGTTATACTTCTTGAATCAGTGAAAGCAATCTTTTTACAGCACGTACAATTTTCCTTGAGAATAGTCGCATGGCTCTTTCTTGTATTTCtcctttgaaaataaaaagccACGAAGATGAGCGTCATCAAAATAATTGTGGGCACAGTAATCAATATAATTCTTCGTACATTGATTCTTTTATTTCCTGCATAAAACAAGTCACAAAATGCCATTATAGACTACTGATAACGTTGACTTAAGATGGTTGTTTGTGGTTAGTCCACGTTAATTTTTTAGCATTAGATTGTAGAAAATTCCAGACAagtattatttatgataattttcaTGCACATGAAACCACAATCATTCAAAAGTATTATAATCTTTGAAAGTAATTCAGTGATTTTGTGAAGAAGCTTTATACAATTACTacatataacattatttttattgtcatgtaaaatatattattatataacctGATTCGAGATTAACTGGTCTTGCAGATGGAACTTTGTCGAAGTAAAACTGGGAAAATTCAAATCTGATATTGCAACTAGGATATAGAACCCTTCCCGCTGTGCTTTCCAAAAAAGGCCATGGAATTTCTGTTCCTATCAAAATTCCCAAGCAACCCTTGCAATCGTCAGTAGGCAAATCATGCGTGCATTGAGCAAGAGTGTAAAGGGTTTGTTGATCATTCAATTTCATTGAGTATTTTCCAAATCTTTCATCACTGTCTCCTGCCATAACTGCCACCTTATCTAGCGTCTTCGCTAATGTAACACTGAAGCAACTTTGTTTCTCGTTTCCTTGAGTCAAATTCAGCTCCGAAAACATAGGACTTGTCTCCACTGTTCTAAAAAATTTTCTGTAGGAATAGCGAACCATGCATTGGCTGTACCAAACTATACCCTCTTGGAGGGAGTTGCAATCTAATGCTATTCGATGTGTTGCGTTTTGGACGCATTTTTCACACAAGTCATAGGGAACGTCAGCTCGGCACATGAAGAGGCCATAAACTGTGCTGTTCACATGAGCTTCGTAATATTTCCTTTTGGTGGCATTGGAAGATAGGTAAGAAAAGAGGGTGGTGAGGCTTATCTGTGAAGTGTTATTGGAAGCGAGGGTTCTGTTACTGGAGCAATTGTGAGAGAGATAAAGAGGGTCTTTTGAAAACGTTAAATCTGCAAGATGAGAGGTTTTTGTTTCGGGAAGAAGCTGATGAGGTGAAAGGTTTGTTGGTGGAACGAGATAAAAAGGATAAGATTCATACCTAATGTTACAACTGGGGTAAAGAACTTTTCCTCCAAGTCTCACCCCAGAACATTGTGGAGAGTTTGGAACATCTCTTATGGCTTCACCGAGGCAGGTTCTGCAATCATTGGGTGATAGATCGGGTGAGCATTGAGCCATACAATAAAGGGTCTGGTTGTGGGAATCAGACACGCGTGCTTCCCTCGTAGAAAACATCTTGGTATTTTTGTTAACCGTAGGAGCACGTGCTGCTGCATCTGCTGTTTGGTTCATGGTGAGAAAATATAACTGCATGAAGCTTTCAGGGTTTGAGAAGACCTTGCCAGTGTTGCATTGGGTTGTGGCGACGGTGGAGAAGAAGTAGTTGGTGGAATAGCGAAGCATGCAGTGTTCGTACCAAGTGACAGATTCTTTGGACAGAGAACAGTCTGAGGATAGTTTGTTTTTTGCACCTTGAACGCATTTTTGACAGTCATGAGGTGAAGTGTCACCCCTACACATGAACAAGCCATAGATAGAGTCTGAGGGGTTTAGACATGAGAAATTGGTGTGGTATTGCGTGTGGGCAGAGGACAAAGAAGACAGGTTATTAAGGAGGATTTTGACATTAAGTTGGAGAGAGGTATTGTCGGTGGTTTGTTCACTGGAACAATATTGGTAGAGTGGAGTATAATGTTGTGGCTCTGTGATTGCCAAGTTGAGGAAGCTAACAAGGATAAAGAAGATGAGAGTCTTGTATGAAGCCATGCATGCTTTGTAAGAAAATTTGTTCAGAGCACTGTCATATGAAGCAAGTCACTACTgcaactatttttttatttataatccattaattttaaacatcCATGTcgtatttttatattctatcaTGTTATTTGTGAAGTTTTATAAGCATTATTATTCATGTCCACCAAAATCTTTTAATCCTTCAATAGATGAAAGGGATACAAATTAGTCAACCAGGAGATAGGTCAACTGATAAGGTGAATAAAACTTGGAAAGCTTAGCTTGTGGTGCAAAATATAAGGGATACCTCACttaatttttgtgattttttccatgaattttaagattttattgaCTGTACCGCACGACCAGGGATTGCACAATAGACGGGCGGTGAAGCAGGTGGAAAGAGTATGAGCTCAAACCACATTAATCTCCTACCAAAGCGTTCCAGTTAGACGGACGGTTGAGAGGTCGCAGATTAAGGTATGGTAAATCGTCATGATTAAGGTAAGACCAAATCAATCCTGGTGGACCTATAATTGTGCCGTAATTAAGGTTCTACTAATCATTGGCTCATggagaaaactataaataagagtcaaaGTGAGAGGTAGGTAGACAAatttaatgcacatttacttcactctctttctatctctacccCTGCTACTAAAATACCGAATACTGACTTGAGCATCGGAGTGTCATTAGCAGGTACCCGGTCGAATCCAACGGGAGACGTATCCTAGATCAACGGACAACCAAACACGAAGAGAGCAAGACCGAACGGTTAATAGCAGAAACAATGTAGGAACATGACAATTTTCTCTgcaaaaaattctataaattttggaaaaattaagacgttatgtaataaataagacagattttgtttttataaaaactatatagtacattttatttatgttacaaTCAATTATTATTCTGGTTCTCCTACCAGTTTGTCAAGCTCAACAAGGGTTAGACTTTCTTACACGTTTATATTGtcttttggaaaatatttatcattgaAAACATTCTGTATAAAACTTTATTGTCATTTTAATTCAATAgttattcaacataaaaaacatGCCAAAACACTCTATTGTTGAACATAAATCTCGTACACTTAAATTCCATAATTTAAAGTATCTTAAgataacattattaattaaacattgcatttgttGATACGTAAGATGCACTTGTAAAATTTTCAAGAGTACAAATTGTAAAATGAGTTTATAAGTGAATAAGAGAATTGAGCGAGTATTTCctataaaattgatatataattttttttttaccttgacCAAAGTctgcaaaatcaaaataatataagataagTTTATTTATGGAGCTTATGCATAagatatattatcatttaattataaatgtgtCAATCATAAGTCCATaaaattctattataattttattcttaaaagacatctcataatattaattaagagagaaaatatgttaaaatcaTTCTTGATTTTGTGAGACGGTTGGACATATAAGAAAAAGCCTTCCAATTgatgattaagaaaattatgGTTTGTCTTTAAAACCTCTTCCATTCTCACAAATGGAACGAGAATTTTTACCTCATGTTTGTTAAGATAATATCGttagaattaatttttgaaCTAAGATATATTGTATGACAAAATGGTTCCAAAGATGAATTATAGTTTCCTTTAAAAATTCAACTAAGAATTTGTTTTAATACATCTAATAGTCTCTCATTATTTAAGAATCGAAgttaataacaatttaaatacgCATTACTTCCTTAATCCTTTAAGATCTCTTTTGAATATAACATCTTCGTATAATTCCAAATTTGAAAGGAACAAGTGGGTTGTCCTATCTCATATACAAAAGAAGTATATGTagaatgtgaaaaagaaaaaacctgcCACCATGTGCAATATATCGCCCTCCTATAAACTTCCTAACCTTACATCTTTTATCATACCAACttgaagattcctctatctttCCTAAATTTTGGTTGTGACCTCATATCATCTTAATAATGgacaatatttttattgatattatctcaataatttgaagttgaaacaaattctattataatatattatttaattggtgcaaacctattttaaaatataatattctctcacattattaatgtaaaaaaaaagagctcgctaattaagaaaattagctaacatgatttaattttaatcatctCGTGTAAAAGCATGTTATTTCCTACATTTTCTATAATTggaatttgatattaaaaaaacaaatcaacgAGAGTACATAGTGAATTAAATAAAGTCTTTTgagaataatttcatttaaataagggaaattaattaaatttttcttatgcGTACGTTTAACCCAatgggttttatttttcttaggctaaattataattttagtgtctccataatttattatttgtgatCGGTCTTACACTTTTCTTATGATTTAGtccctaacttttaaaaaattacaattttgtcGTAATTCTCTTTTAAGTTATAACTTTTAGAATTTTGTTGTAATTctttttaagttataatattgAGAATAATAGTATTAtacatacttttacattcatttaatatagaatataaaaaagtagttaaaaaaatgtaaaattttatatttttttaagaaagaaaaaaagataagataaatgtaaaaaagtaaAGTATGTGTGTGACAATGAtgttttaacaactttttttaataattttttgacaataaaatacatgtcaccattttatttgtctgtttaaatttattctaaaaaaatatttaaaacagatctcaatattattaaagagattttttcctAATATTATTGTAACATTGACCACTGAAAGGTAACTATGGTGACGAGATTGGTTGTTAATGTTTGACTAGACGCATTCTTCGGTCATCGTCGAGCGAGGAGATATGCCACATTTTGGTGTCATTGAAATTTCCAAGTTCCTTTTGTGCTGCATTACGAAGAGAAAAATTTTAGACACGATTAATTTTTCACCATTATccattttatctcttttttttttttatcttttaaatatattattgttaaattagGGCAACTTCAAAAATATTACACAAGTAATAGATatgaactaaatatttttttaataaaacaatattcttGATTATAATATTTCGAAAATATCATTTCCGACGTGTAATTCAATTAATATTccacaaatcaaacaaaacctCCTCTTCAGTGGTTGCGAAACTGACAAACCAATAAGGATAA
Coding sequences:
- the LOC106757374 gene encoding cysteine-rich receptor-like protein kinase 10 is translated as MASYKTLIFFILVSFLNLAITEPQHYTPLYQYCSSEQTTDNTSLQLNVKILLNNLSSLSSAHTQYHTNFSCLNPSDSIYGLFMCRGDTSPHDCQKCVQGAKNKLSSDCSLSKESVTWYEHCMLRYSTNYFFSTVATTQCNTGKVFSNPESFMQLYFLTMNQTADAAARAPTVNKNTKMFSTREARVSDSHNQTLYCMAQCSPDLSPNDCRTCLGEAIRDVPNSPQCSGVRLGGKVLYPSCNIRYESYPFYLVPPTNLSPHQLLPETKTSHLADLTFSKDPLYLSHNCSSNRTLASNNTSQISLTTLFSYLSSNATKRKYYEAHVNSTVYGLFMCRADVPYDLCEKCVQNATHRIALDCNSLQEGIVWYSQCMVRYSYRKFFRTVETSPMFSELNLTQGNEKQSCFSVTLAKTLDKVAVMAGDSDERFGKYSMKLNDQQTLYTLAQCTHDLPTDDCKGCLGILIGTEIPWPFLESTAGRVLYPSCNIRFEFSQFYFDKVPSARPVNLESGNKRINVRRIILITVPTIILMTLIFVAFYFQRRNTRKSHATILKENFGHETATLEPLHFNLTAIELATNNFSNENKIGKGGFGEVYKGILPSGRPIAVKRLSKSSKQGVAEFKTEVLLIAKLQHRNLVEFIGFCLEEEEKILIYEYVPNKSLDHFLFDPQPHKSLSWCERYKIIGGIARGIVYLHEHSRLKIIHRDLKPSNVLLDENMTPKISDFGIAKIIEISQDQESTDLIVGTCGYMSPEYAMFGQFSEKSDVFSFGVMVLEIITGRKNIYFPEPHHIADSLLSYVWKQWRAQTPLRTLNSDIRENYAEIEVIKCIQIGLLCVQESPDIRPTMITIVSYLDGHFSELPTPQRPAFFLHERIDSKSIGRKSSSRRFMNISKPLSISEMSTSECFPR